A stretch of Ectothiorhodospiraceae bacterium BW-2 DNA encodes these proteins:
- a CDS encoding OsmC family protein, protein MQALVKWVEGAQFIAESGSGHSVVMDGPPEHGGKNLAARPMEMVLMGLGGCSAFDVVHILQKSRQPVSDCRVELTAERAESEPKVFTKIHLHFIVAGEGLSRDKVARAVALSAEKYCSASIMLARGGVTIEHDFEMV, encoded by the coding sequence ATGCAAGCGTTAGTCAAGTGGGTTGAGGGGGCACAATTTATCGCCGAATCGGGTAGCGGTCATAGCGTAGTGATGGATGGCCCGCCGGAGCATGGCGGTAAAAATCTAGCCGCACGACCAATGGAGATGGTTCTCATGGGGTTAGGAGGCTGCTCGGCCTTTGATGTCGTCCATATTTTACAAAAATCGCGCCAGCCGGTGAGCGACTGCCGCGTTGAACTGACCGCCGAGCGGGCTGAGAGTGAACCGAAGGTCTTTACCAAAATTCACCTCCACTTTATCGTCGCCGGAGAGGGGTTAAGTCGCGACAAGGTGGCGCGAGCAGTCGCTCTATCGGCGGAGAAGTATTGTTCGGCGTCGATTATGCTAGCCCGTGGCGGCGTCACAATAGAGCACGATTTTGAGATGGTATGA
- a CDS encoding DUF559 domain-containing protein: MRKFPTDMEAQVWEWVRGRRCLGLKFRRQQVIQGFIVDFYCAEKRLALELDGDIHLQQADYDRERDALLRAAGVTVVRLRNEQVSREELERVLSRPHPQPLSINGEGSKSSEDELGLDAGGCGATAYGDAVAVYLGFAINKGASLWSTITSWMSDRGAFRETFARQAIPMVWDYAESNPFSNSGGNLETAIDKGKMAIEFLPIQSNAKTIQADASNQSISQRKVVSTDPPYYDNIGYADLSDFFYVWLRRSLRSIYPNLFATMAVPKAEELVATPYRHGSKVKAEQFFLTGMGRAIHNLAEQAHPAFPVTIYYAFKASKTHSTPLSIHGEGSGVRLETSNTGWETFLQAIINAGFAIVGTWPMRTELANRMIGSGTNALASSIVLVCQKRPAHADTISRRDFQRQLRAEMPEALEAMIGISSTPLSIHGEGPGVRSLPPIAPVDLAQAAIGPGMGIYSQYAAVLNQDGTAMSVHDALVMINREITDYLSPDAGNADGDTLFCSAWFDQYGWKSGAFGEADTLARAKGTSVEGVKTAGVVEAGGGKVRLFTWKEYPADWNPENDTRMPVWEALHHFILQLNEGGESAAGRLLAHIPDKAEAVRQLAYHLYTLCERHGWADDARGYNELITSWGNIVSESFNAGQVGSMGDLFGGV, encoded by the coding sequence ATGCGGAAGTTTCCCACTGATATGGAAGCGCAGGTTTGGGAATGGGTACGCGGCCGCCGTTGTTTAGGGCTAAAGTTTCGCCGTCAGCAGGTGATTCAGGGATTTATTGTCGATTTTTACTGTGCTGAAAAACGGTTAGCACTTGAGCTAGATGGCGATATTCACCTGCAACAAGCTGATTATGACCGTGAACGCGATGCTCTGTTACGCGCTGCTGGTGTAACGGTAGTGCGGTTGAGAAATGAGCAGGTGAGTCGGGAAGAGTTGGAGCGTGTGTTGAGCAGACCTCACCCCCAACCCCTCTCCATAAATGGAGAGGGGAGCAAGAGCAGTGAGGATGAATTAGGCTTAGATGCCGGTGGCTGTGGGGCTACAGCGTATGGCGATGCGGTGGCGGTTTATTTGGGGTTTGCTATCAATAAAGGTGCAAGTTTATGGTCAACAATTACCTCTTGGATGAGTGATAGAGGGGCATTTAGAGAAACTTTTGCTAGACAAGCCATACCAATGGTTTGGGATTATGCAGAATCGAATCCGTTTTCAAATTCAGGTGGTAATTTAGAAACTGCCATAGATAAAGGAAAAATGGCGATTGAGTTTCTACCGATTCAATCGAATGCAAAAACAATCCAAGCGGATGCAAGCAATCAATCTATAAGCCAAAGAAAAGTGGTTTCCACAGATCCACCCTACTATGACAACATCGGTTACGCCGACCTCTCCGATTTTTTCTATGTCTGGTTACGGCGTTCGCTTCGTTCTATCTACCCAAACCTTTTTGCCACCATGGCAGTACCCAAAGCTGAAGAGCTGGTAGCAACCCCTTACCGTCACGGTAGTAAAGTGAAGGCGGAGCAGTTCTTTTTAACCGGTATGGGCAGAGCGATTCACAACCTTGCCGAACAAGCCCACCCCGCCTTTCCCGTCACCATCTACTACGCCTTCAAAGCCTCCAAAACGCACTCCACCCCCCTCTCCATTCATGGAGAGGGGTCGGGGGTGAGGTTAGAAACCAGCAACACCGGTTGGGAGACCTTTCTACAAGCGATAATCAATGCCGGTTTTGCCATTGTCGGCACCTGGCCAATGCGAACCGAATTAGCCAATCGAATGATCGGTTCCGGCACCAACGCCCTAGCCTCCTCCATCGTCCTAGTCTGCCAAAAACGCCCCGCCCACGCCGACACCATCTCCCGCCGCGACTTCCAGCGCCAACTCCGCGCCGAAATGCCCGAAGCGTTAGAAGCGATGATCGGCATCTCCTCAACTCCCCTCTCCATTCATGGAGAGGGGCCGGGGGTGAGGTCTCTCCCCCCCATCGCCCCCGTTGACCTCGCCCAAGCCGCTATCGGCCCCGGCATGGGCATCTACTCCCAATACGCTGCGGTGTTGAATCAAGACGGCACCGCCATGAGCGTCCACGATGCACTGGTGATGATAAACCGCGAAATCACCGACTACCTCAGCCCCGATGCCGGTAACGCCGATGGCGATACCCTGTTCTGTTCGGCGTGGTTTGATCAGTATGGCTGGAAGAGCGGCGCTTTTGGCGAGGCCGACACCCTTGCCCGCGCCAAAGGCACCAGCGTTGAGGGGGTAAAAACGGCAGGCGTCGTTGAAGCGGGGGGCGGTAAAGTGCGCCTGTTCACTTGGAAAGAGTACCCCGCCGACTGGAACCCCGAAAACGATACCCGTATGCCGGTGTGGGAGGCGCTGCACCACTTTATCCTCCAGCTCAACGAAGGGGGCGAGAGCGCCGCCGGCAGACTGTTAGCCCATATTCCCGACAAAGCCGAAGCGGTACGCCAGCTCGCCTACCACCTCTATACCCTGTGCGAACGCCACGGTTGGGCCGATGACGCGCGGGGTTATAACGAACTAATTACCAGCTGGGGTAATATCGTCTCAGAGAGCTTTAATGCCGGTCAGGTGGGGTCGATGGGTGATCTGTTTGGGGGTGTGTAG
- the hisB gene encoding imidazoleglycerol-phosphate dehydratase HisB: MSSRQAEVCRKTLETNISVRLNLDGAGQQALHSGIPFLDHMLDQVARHGMMDLTIEAQGDLHIDGHHTTEDIGITLGQAFAKAVGDKRGINRYGYAYVPLDEALSRVVVDLSGRPGLVFQADFPSATLGSFDTELIYEFFQGFVNHAHLTLHIDTLRGRNSHHIAETIFKAFGRALRMAVEFDLRSAGALASTKGAL, from the coding sequence ATGAGTTCAAGACAGGCCGAAGTTTGCCGCAAAACCCTCGAAACCAATATCAGTGTCCGCCTAAATCTGGATGGTGCTGGCCAGCAGGCGCTCCATAGTGGTATCCCCTTTTTAGATCACATGCTAGATCAGGTCGCCCGTCACGGGATGATGGATCTTACCATTGAGGCGCAGGGCGATCTCCACATTGATGGCCACCATACCACGGAAGATATCGGCATTACCTTAGGCCAAGCGTTTGCGAAAGCGGTGGGCGATAAACGGGGCATTAACCGTTACGGCTATGCCTATGTCCCTTTAGATGAGGCGCTATCGAGAGTGGTAGTCGATCTCTCTGGCCGTCCCGGGCTGGTGTTTCAGGCCGACTTCCCCTCAGCCACCCTCGGCAGTTTCGATACCGAGCTTATTTACGAATTTTTTCAAGGTTTTGTTAACCATGCCCACCTAACCCTGCATATCGATACTCTGCGCGGTCGCAACTCACACCATATTGCAGAGACGATCTTTAAGGCCTTTGGCCGGGCACTACGAATGGCGGTCGAGTTCGATCTGCGCTCTGCCGGTGCTCTCGCCTCAACCAAAGGAGCGCTGTAG
- a CDS encoding PIN domain protein, translated as MLLYLDNCMFNRPFDVQDAIRVRLETIAKLAIQQGIRDKHYQLVWSFMLDMENSQNPFAERRMAIGVWRTRATIEILPNESIRHNAMIISGLGIHTKDALHVVCALEAGADYFITTDHRILKRMRQEQRIKTVSPINFLEWINDNDDGN; from the coding sequence GTGCTGCTCTATCTCGATAACTGTATGTTTAACCGACCATTTGATGTTCAGGATGCTATACGGGTTCGACTGGAAACCATTGCCAAGCTCGCCATTCAACAGGGAATTCGAGATAAACACTACCAGTTAGTCTGGTCATTTATGCTTGATATGGAGAATAGCCAAAATCCGTTCGCTGAGCGCCGCATGGCCATAGGAGTATGGCGAACACGCGCCACTATCGAAATTTTGCCGAATGAGTCGATTAGACATAACGCAATGATCATAAGTGGCTTGGGCATACATACCAAAGATGCACTGCATGTTGTCTGTGCGCTAGAGGCGGGTGCCGACTATTTTATTACTACCGATCACCGTATTTTAAAGCGTATGCGGCAGGAGCAACGCATAAAGACGGTTTCACCTATCAATTTTCTGGAGTGGATTAATGACAACGATGACGGAAACTGA
- a CDS encoding cAMP-activated global transcriptional regulator CRP — translation MKPKLSHLGHEAVTDRFLSHCHRHRYPPGSTIISVGDFPDVLYYLLNGSVTVTIEDEDSHELVLAYLNPGDFFGEMGLFEDGMTRSARVVARTECELAEISYPRFRELAHSDPEILFKLSGQMANRLRKTSQKVGDLAFYDVTGRIARTLLELAQEPDSMTHPDGMQIKITRQEIGKIVGCSREMAGRVLKNLEEEGLISAHGKTIVVFGTR, via the coding sequence TTGAAACCAAAACTCTCTCATCTTGGCCATGAAGCTGTAACTGACCGCTTTCTCTCCCATTGTCACCGCCACCGCTACCCTCCCGGTAGTACGATCATTTCGGTGGGTGATTTTCCCGATGTCCTCTACTACCTGCTCAACGGTTCGGTCACGGTGACTATCGAAGATGAGGACTCTCATGAGCTAGTGCTAGCCTATCTTAACCCTGGGGACTTTTTTGGTGAGATGGGGCTGTTTGAAGATGGGATGACTCGCAGCGCCCGTGTGGTTGCCCGAACCGAGTGTGAACTAGCTGAAATCAGCTACCCCCGTTTTCGGGAGCTCGCCCATAGCGATCCCGAGATTCTGTTTAAACTCTCGGGACAGATGGCCAATCGGCTGCGTAAAACCAGCCAAAAAGTGGGTGATCTGGCCTTTTATGATGTCACCGGGCGCATCGCTCGTACCTTGCTCGAACTGGCGCAAGAGCCCGATTCGATGACCCATCCTGATGGGATGCAGATAAAAATTACTCGCCAGGAGATCGGCAAAATTGTCGGCTGTTCGCGCGAAATGGCCGGTCGTGTGCTCAAAAATCTCGAAGAGGAGGGGTTAATTTCGGCCCATGGCAAGACGATTGTCGTGTTTGGTACTCGCTAA
- the hisH gene encoding imidazole glycerol phosphate synthase subunit HisH, which produces MGQTVAVIDYGMGNLHSVAKALEHAGEHRVVVTCDGDQIRRADRVVLPGVGAMRDCIAEMVRLGVDEVVREVVVNKPFLGVCVGMQALLTHSEENGGTAALGLFEGEVRFFGDHLVDAVSGTALKVPHMGWNRVRYHDNHPLWHHIAQESRFYFVHSYYAEPTNGQECRASCYHGVEFCAAIGRDNCFAVQFHPEKSQHDGLQLYHNFLNWSGDA; this is translated from the coding sequence ATGGGGCAAACGGTTGCTGTGATCGATTACGGAATGGGTAACCTCCATTCGGTGGCCAAAGCGCTGGAGCATGCTGGGGAGCATCGTGTTGTGGTCACCTGCGATGGCGACCAGATTCGGAGAGCTGATCGAGTCGTGCTCCCAGGTGTGGGGGCGATGCGTGATTGTATCGCCGAAATGGTACGGTTAGGGGTCGATGAGGTGGTGCGTGAAGTCGTTGTTAACAAGCCGTTTCTCGGTGTCTGTGTTGGTATGCAGGCACTACTAACCCACAGCGAGGAGAATGGCGGTACCGCTGCGCTAGGGCTATTTGAGGGGGAGGTGCGTTTTTTTGGTGATCACTTAGTTGATGCCGTTAGCGGCACGGCGCTAAAGGTCCCTCACATGGGCTGGAATCGGGTTCGCTACCACGATAACCACCCGCTATGGCACCATATTGCCCAAGAGAGCCGCTTCTACTTTGTTCATAGCTATTATGCCGAGCCTACCAACGGGCAAGAGTGCCGCGCTAGCTGCTACCATGGCGTTGAGTTCTGCGCCGCCATCGGCCGCGACAACTGTTTTGCGGTACAGTTTCATCCCGAAAAGAGCCAGCATGACGGACTACAGCTCTACCATAACTTTCTTAACTGGAGCGGTGACGCCTAA